From Verrucomicrobiota bacterium, a single genomic window includes:
- a CDS encoding LysR family transcriptional regulator → MQIESLKVFCDLAETESFTKAAQINDITQSAVSQQISSLERQFKSLLIERSKKKFRLTREGHVLYEFSKQIIQTYDSLHSRLQEIKDIISGTIRVATIYSIGLHDLPPYIKRFLKRYPTVNVHVEYRRANQVYEDVLGNVVDLGLVAYPAREIKLETVALRKDPLVLICHPQHAFAKAKTIKLKAIAGQKFIGFEPDIPTRKALDKILKDHEVQVDHVMEFDNIETVKRAVEIDAGISIVPQGTILQEVSKQTLAQVQFEDAEFYRPLAAIYKKNKVLSPAMKQFLAILKEA, encoded by the coding sequence ATGCAAATTGAGAGTCTCAAAGTCTTTTGTGACCTGGCCGAAACCGAAAGTTTCACGAAGGCCGCCCAGATCAACGACATCACCCAGTCCGCCGTCAGTCAACAGATCAGTTCGCTGGAACGGCAATTCAAATCGCTGCTCATCGAACGGAGCAAGAAGAAATTCCGCCTGACGCGGGAAGGCCACGTGCTCTACGAATTCAGCAAGCAGATCATTCAGACTTACGATTCGTTGCACAGCCGGCTGCAGGAAATCAAAGACATCATCTCGGGCACCATTCGCGTGGCCACCATTTACAGCATCGGGTTGCACGACCTGCCGCCCTACATCAAGCGATTTCTCAAGCGCTATCCCACCGTCAACGTGCACGTTGAATATCGCCGCGCCAACCAGGTGTATGAGGACGTGCTGGGCAACGTGGTGGATTTGGGGCTGGTCGCCTATCCCGCGCGGGAAATCAAACTGGAAACGGTGGCCCTGCGGAAAGACCCGCTGGTGTTGATCTGCCATCCGCAACATGCCTTCGCCAAAGCCAAAACGATCAAACTGAAGGCCATTGCCGGTCAAAAATTTATCGGCTTCGAACCCGACATTCCCACCCGCAAAGCCCTCGATAAAATTTTGAAAGACCACGAAGTCCAGGTCGATCACGTGATGGAGTTCGACAATATCGAAACGGTAAAGCGCGCCGTGGAGATCGATGCGGGCATCTCCATCGTTCCGCAAGGCACGATCTTGCAGGAAGTCTCCAAACAAACTCTCGCCCAGGTGCAATTCGAGGACGCGGAGTTCTATCGGCCGTTGGCGGCCATCTACAAGAAGAACAAGGTGCTTTCGCCGGCCATGAAACAATTTCTGGCGATCTTGAAAGAGGCGTGA
- a CDS encoding ATP-binding protein — translation MIASKAELFAVLRQYNPWWAGARFPDLPTWKRAAFREITGWVNNPPAGRALLLSGARQVGKTTLFLQAIDEMLARGTPPTNILYATFDHPLLKLIGLDALIRLWREFEPAREGPEYLFLDEIQVAKDWQTWIKHQVDFEKRRRIAVTGSATPLVTEGQESGVGRWQTIRLATLSFYEYLQIRKLVTPVLPAVGSLLELFEWDKARFTRTGEEARPLVGVFHEYLLRGGFPQSALVESIPLAQKLLREDIVDKVLKRDMTALFGVRRILELEQVFLYLCLHDGGLLSLPELCSSLQLKRPTVGSFIDLLETTHLIHRLLPFGYGKQVLRARAKIYLADAAIGPSVLLKGKALLEDADGLGRAVETAFFKHVFTRYYARSVGFSYWRGKQDREVDFIADLDGRLVPFEVKYRSPQHTGLGELKGMVEFCANKKVERGYVITRELTDFQTIEVVRDGAQCRLLKIPAPLACYWLGRSELESNRRDDT, via the coding sequence GTGATTGCTTCCAAAGCCGAACTATTCGCGGTTCTTCGCCAATACAATCCTTGGTGGGCCGGCGCACGTTTTCCAGATTTGCCGACATGGAAGCGGGCCGCATTCCGTGAGATTACCGGTTGGGTGAACAATCCGCCGGCGGGTCGCGCGCTCTTATTGAGCGGTGCGCGGCAAGTCGGCAAGACGACGCTTTTTCTCCAAGCCATAGACGAAATGCTTGCGCGCGGCACGCCTCCCACCAACATCCTTTACGCCACCTTCGATCATCCGCTGCTCAAGCTTATCGGGTTGGATGCACTCATCCGCCTCTGGCGCGAGTTCGAGCCAGCTCGCGAAGGACCAGAGTATTTATTCCTCGACGAAATCCAAGTCGCAAAGGATTGGCAGACTTGGATCAAACACCAGGTGGATTTCGAGAAGCGTCGTCGCATCGCCGTGACCGGTTCGGCCACACCACTGGTTACCGAGGGTCAGGAATCAGGGGTTGGTCGCTGGCAAACCATCCGCCTCGCCACCCTTTCCTTTTATGAATACTTGCAAATCCGCAAACTCGTGACCCCGGTGCTGCCCGCCGTTGGCTCGCTGCTGGAACTATTCGAGTGGGACAAAGCCCGATTCACCCGGACCGGTGAGGAGGCCCGTCCGCTGGTGGGGGTGTTCCACGAATACCTGCTGCGGGGAGGTTTCCCGCAAAGCGCGCTCGTGGAAAGCATTCCGCTCGCGCAAAAACTTCTGCGCGAAGACATCGTGGACAAGGTGCTCAAGCGCGACATGACCGCGCTCTTCGGCGTGCGTCGCATTCTTGAGCTCGAACAAGTTTTTCTTTACCTGTGCCTGCACGACGGCGGCCTGTTGAGCCTGCCCGAATTATGCAGCAGCCTTCAACTCAAGCGGCCCACCGTCGGCAGCTTCATTGATCTGCTGGAAACCACGCATCTCATCCACCGCCTGCTCCCGTTCGGTTACGGCAAACAAGTGCTCCGCGCCCGGGCCAAAATTTACCTTGCCGACGCCGCCATTGGCCCAAGTGTGCTGCTCAAAGGCAAGGCGCTGTTGGAAGATGCCGACGGCTTGGGGCGCGCCGTGGAAACCGCCTTTTTCAAACACGTCTTTACCCGTTACTACGCCCGCAGCGTGGGCTTCTCCTATTGGCGCGGGAAACAGGACCGCGAGGTGGATTTCATCGCCGACCTCGATGGGCGGCTCGTTCCCTTCGAGGTAAAGTATCGTTCTCCGCAGCACACCGGTTTGGGCGAGTTGAAGGGCATGGTGGAATTTTGCGCGAACAAGAAAGTGGAACGCGGCTACGTCATTACCCGCGAGCTCACCGATTTCCAGACGATTGAGGTGGTCCGTGACGGCGCACAGTGCCGCCTTTTGAAAATCCCCGCGCCGCTCGCGTGTTACTGGCTCGGCCGCTCCGAACTTGAATCCAACCGCCGCGACGATACTTGA
- a CDS encoding delta-60 repeat domain-containing protein, translated as MKHTSSLTRKAALLLFSVAVLLAGGAAAVRGQSALDGFDPHANGTVQVVVVQPDGKILIGGNFTSLSPNGGVSVTRNRIARLNPDGTLDSAFNPNANNQVTAIAVQADGKIVVGGIFTSVGGQTRTNIARLDATTGLADLTFNPGANIFVGAIAIQSDGMILVGGLFTSVGGQARTNIARLDATGAVDLTFNPSANNQVTVIVVQADGMILVGGAFTRIGGQTRNRIARLDATGAVDLTFDPNANSNIFAIALQADGKILVGGVFSGANSIGGQPRNFIARLDATTGVADSFNPNASDTVESIVVQADGKILAGGFFTTIGGQTRNRIARLNPNGTLDTAFNPGANDLVFSLALQADGKILVGGAFTTLAPNGGAAVARNNIARLETGGLLDRTLNLNIVGSFAVSATAVQPDGKILIGGSFTTVLSAARTNIARLNTDGTLDFAFNPNVNNSVTAIAVQADGKVLIGGDFTSLAPNGGVSVTRNHIARLNPDGTLDSVFDPNANSFVGAIAVQADGRILVGGGFFTIGGELRTGIARLDAVTGVADSFNPNPTGTSAVGAIAIQSDGKILVGGLFSSIGGQARTNIARLDAITGAADSFNPNANADGGVDSIAVQADGKILAGGFFTSIGGQARTYIARLDAITGAADSFNPSANGSIQSIAVQADGKILVGGVFTTIGGATRNNIARLDPATGLADSFIPEASGAVLSIAVQADGKILAGGGFTTIGGQTRNFFARLSNDTSARHNLAVTQTTVTWILGGSSPQFTRVTFEDSADGVNYNFLGNGTATGNNWTLTGLNLSIGQNLYIRARGYYRSGRHNGSESITESVRNVFLTLPPPQPLLNIQRSANTDVVLSWATNFTGFTLEANTNLTTNVWSTVTPAPSVSGTNNVVTNAASESGKYYRLRAP; from the coding sequence ATGAAGCATACATCTTCCCTCACTAGGAAAGCTGCGCTCCTGCTGTTTTCCGTGGCCGTGCTGCTGGCGGGCGGTGCGGCGGCGGTGCGCGGGCAATCCGCGCTCGACGGCTTCGATCCGCACGCCAACGGCACGGTTCAAGTCGTCGTCGTCCAACCGGACGGCAAGATTCTTATCGGCGGCAATTTTACCTCACTCTCGCCCAACGGCGGAGTATCCGTCACGCGCAACCGCATTGCCCGGTTGAACCCCGACGGCACGCTCGACAGCGCCTTCAATCCAAATGCGAACAATCAGGTCACTGCGATCGCGGTGCAGGCGGACGGCAAGATTGTAGTGGGCGGCATTTTCACCAGCGTTGGCGGACAGACGCGCACCAACATCGCCCGGCTCGATGCCACCACCGGCTTGGCTGACTTGACGTTCAACCCGGGCGCGAACATTTTTGTCGGTGCCATCGCAATACAGTCGGACGGAATGATTTTAGTGGGCGGCCTTTTCACCAGCGTCGGCGGACAGGCGCGCACCAACATCGCCCGGCTCGATGCCACCGGAGCGGTGGACCTGACGTTCAACCCGAGCGCGAACAATCAGGTGACTGTGATCGTGGTGCAGGCGGACGGAATGATTTTAGTGGGCGGCGCTTTCACCAGGATCGGTGGACAGACGCGCAATCGCATCGCCCGACTCGATGCCACCGGAGCGGTTGACCTGACGTTCGACCCGAACGCGAACAGTAATATCTTTGCCATCGCGTTGCAGGCGGACGGCAAGATTTTGGTGGGCGGCGTTTTCAGCGGCGCGAACAGCATCGGCGGGCAGCCGCGCAATTTCATTGCCCGGCTTGATGCCACCACCGGCGTGGCGGATTCGTTCAACCCGAACGCGAGCGATACGGTCGAGTCCATCGTGGTGCAGGCAGACGGCAAGATTTTAGCGGGCGGCTTTTTCACGACCATCGGTGGACAGACGCGCAACCGCATCGCCCGGCTCAATCCGAACGGCACGCTGGACACCGCATTCAACCCGGGCGCGAATGATCTGGTCTTTTCACTCGCGTTGCAGGCGGACGGGAAAATCTTAGTGGGCGGCGCTTTCACCACGCTTGCGCCGAACGGCGGAGCGGCGGTGGCACGCAACAACATCGCCCGACTGGAAACCGGCGGCCTGCTTGACCGGACGCTCAATCTCAACATCGTCGGCAGCTTTGCTGTTTCCGCCACTGCCGTCCAGCCGGACGGGAAAATTCTTATCGGCGGTTCTTTTACAACCGTTTTGAGTGCGGCGCGCACCAACATTGCCCGATTGAACACGGATGGCACGCTCGACTTCGCCTTCAACCCGAACGTGAACAATTCGGTTACTGCAATTGCGGTGCAGGCAGATGGCAAAGTTCTCATCGGAGGCGACTTTACGTCGCTCGCGCCGAATGGGGGGGTGTCCGTCACGCGCAACCACATTGCCCGACTGAACCCCGACGGCACGCTCGACAGCGTCTTCGACCCTAACGCGAACAGTTTTGTCGGTGCAATCGCGGTGCAGGCGGACGGCAGGATTTTAGTTGGTGGCGGTTTCTTCACTATCGGCGGAGAGCTGCGCACCGGCATCGCCCGGCTTGATGCCGTCACCGGCGTGGCTGATTCGTTCAACCCGAACCCGACCGGCACCTCGGCTGTCGGTGCCATTGCGATACAGTCGGACGGCAAAATTTTAGTGGGCGGCCTTTTCTCCAGCATCGGCGGACAGGCGCGCACCAACATCGCCCGGCTCGATGCCATCACCGGAGCGGCTGATTCGTTTAACCCGAACGCGAACGCGGATGGCGGGGTCGATTCCATCGCGGTGCAGGCGGACGGAAAAATCTTAGCGGGCGGCTTTTTCACGAGCATCGGCGGACAGGCGCGCACATACATCGCCCGGCTCGATGCCATCACCGGAGCGGCGGATTCGTTCAACCCGAGCGCGAACGGTTCAATCCAATCAATCGCGGTGCAGGCGGACGGAAAAATTTTGGTGGGCGGCGTTTTCACGACCATTGGCGGAGCGACGCGCAACAACATCGCCCGGCTCGATCCCGCGACCGGCTTGGCGGATTCGTTCATCCCGGAAGCGAGCGGTGCTGTCCTTTCAATCGCGGTGCAGGCGGACGGAAAAATCTTGGCGGGTGGCGGTTTCACGACCATTGGCGGACAGACGCGCAATTTCTTCGCCCGTTTGAGCAACGACACCAGCGCGCGACATAATCTCGCCGTGACGCAAACCACTGTTACCTGGATACTCGGCGGGTCAAGCCCGCAATTCACACGCGTGACCTTTGAGGATTCAGCCGACGGCGTGAATTACAATTTCCTCGGCAACGGCACGGCGACAGGCAACAACTGGACGCTGACCGGTTTGAACCTTTCAATCGGACAGAACCTCTACATTCGCGCGCGCGGTTATTATCGCAGCGGCCGACACAACGGCTCGGAGAGCATCACGGAATCCGTGCGGAATGTGTTTCTCACTCTGCCGCCGCCGCAGCCGCTCTTGAACATTCAACGCAGCGCGAACACGGATGTCGTGCTCTCGTGGGCCACGAACTTCACTGGCTTCACGCTGGAGGCCAACACCAACCTCACCACGAACGTCTGGAGCACTGTAACTCCCGCGCCCTCGGTCAGCGGCACGAACAACGTCGTGACCAACGCCGCCAGCGAATCGGGGAAGTATTATCGGCTGCGAGCGCCATAA
- a CDS encoding aminopeptidase gives MTDPRYSKLAKLLVNYSTALTKGDRVLLDMIDVPDEFSIELMRAARAAGATPLIEIRHTRITREIQHDTNARHAALVRDVELFRMKKVQAYIAIRGSANASENADVPGDRMALYSKILRPVLNYRVNKTRWCVLRWPTPSMAQGAGMSTEAFENLYFDVCTMNYRKMARAMVPLERRMKRADRVRLKSPGTDLTFSIKGIGAKMCKGDRNIPDGEVFSCPVKNSVNGVIHFNAPTIYSGTKFENVRLEFKEGKIIKATGNHTKRLNEILDTDAGARYVGEFSLGFNPYILNPMCDILFDEKIAGSLHFTPGQAYEECDNGNRSAVHWDMVLIQRPDWGGGEVWFDGEVIRKNGMFVPRDLKPLNPTNLK, from the coding sequence ATGACCGATCCACGTTATTCAAAATTGGCGAAACTGTTGGTGAACTACTCCACGGCGTTGACGAAGGGCGACCGCGTGCTGCTGGACATGATCGACGTGCCGGATGAGTTTTCCATCGAGTTGATGCGCGCCGCGCGGGCCGCTGGCGCCACGCCGCTCATCGAAATCCGCCACACGCGAATCACCCGGGAAATCCAACACGACACGAACGCCAGGCACGCGGCGCTGGTGCGCGACGTGGAGTTGTTTCGCATGAAGAAGGTACAGGCATACATCGCCATCCGTGGCAGCGCCAACGCCAGTGAAAATGCCGATGTGCCGGGCGATCGCATGGCGCTCTATTCCAAAATCCTGCGGCCGGTGTTGAACTATCGCGTGAACAAAACCCGGTGGTGCGTGTTGCGCTGGCCGACACCGAGCATGGCACAGGGCGCCGGCATGAGCACGGAGGCTTTTGAAAACCTGTACTTCGATGTCTGCACCATGAATTATCGCAAGATGGCGCGGGCGATGGTGCCGCTGGAACGGCGGATGAAAAGGGCGGACCGCGTTCGATTGAAAAGTCCCGGCACGGACCTCACCTTCAGCATCAAAGGCATCGGCGCGAAGATGTGCAAGGGCGACCGCAACATTCCCGACGGCGAAGTTTTCTCCTGTCCGGTGAAGAATTCCGTCAACGGCGTGATTCACTTCAACGCGCCGACGATTTATTCGGGCACGAAATTCGAAAATGTGCGACTGGAATTCAAGGAGGGGAAAATCATCAAGGCCACGGGCAACCACACGAAACGGTTGAACGAGATTCTGGATACCGACGCGGGCGCGCGCTACGTCGGTGAGTTTTCGCTTGGATTCAATCCTTACATCCTGAACCCGATGTGCGACATTTTGTTCGATGAAAAAATCGCCGGCTCGCTGCACTTCACGCCGGGTCAGGCGTACGAGGAATGCGACAACGGCAATCGCTCCGCCGTCCACTGGGACATGGTGTTGATTCAGCGACCCGATTGGGGCGGCGGCGAGGTGTGGTTCGACGGCGAAGTGATTCGCAAGAATGGCATGTTCGTGCCGCGCGATTTGAAGCCGTTGAACCCGACGAATCTAAAGTAG
- a CDS encoding right-handed parallel beta-helix repeat-containing protein, whose amino-acid sequence MKITRKDFLLRSGAAALPLSLAGAGAALAAEPTQPSPTQSGQPHFNVRQFGAIGDGKAKDTNAIQSAIDAAGKNGGVVYLPPGKYLSGTVRLKSHVSVFIDAGATLISSPDKDDFDPYEKLDFKSFSDDETTDFHYALLRGQDVEHVGVFGPGTIEGNRTKRGGPKPIALKNCRHIAVRDITLQNSPNYNISLLGCDHVNIEGVTILNGYCDGIDPDCCHHVRIANCYVESWDDAIVPKASFALGYRRSTENVAVTNCVLTTACNAFKLGTESSGDFKNISVGNCTMYGRPDLWKRNPTSGVSIEMVDGASIDRVVVSNIAMADIRAPIFIRQGARGRAQKVPKPEVLQNVSISDVVATGAQLTSSISGIPGYPVHKITLKNIHISARGSAAADLADRVVPEQENGYPDAGRFGELPAYGLYCRHVETLMLDNISLHLEQTDGRPALIAEDVAELDLRSITADPPSSTQPALWLRDVRSAFLQGSRARAGTRTFVKLSGEKTARIRAIGNDFGEAEKEFLLAKEVSEKEFRQEGNLSAGR is encoded by the coding sequence ATGAAAATAACCCGCAAAGATTTTCTCCTTCGCTCAGGCGCGGCGGCGTTGCCGCTCTCGCTGGCCGGCGCGGGTGCCGCCCTGGCGGCCGAGCCGACTCAGCCCTCGCCCACGCAGTCCGGCCAACCGCATTTCAACGTCCGACAATTCGGCGCCATTGGCGATGGGAAAGCAAAGGACACCAACGCCATTCAATCGGCCATTGATGCTGCCGGAAAAAACGGCGGAGTCGTTTATCTGCCGCCGGGAAAATACTTGTCGGGAACGGTGCGCCTCAAGAGTCATGTCTCCGTTTTCATCGACGCGGGCGCAACTCTGATCTCCAGCCCCGACAAGGATGATTTCGATCCTTACGAGAAACTGGACTTCAAGTCCTTTTCCGACGATGAGACGACCGACTTCCACTACGCGTTGTTGCGCGGTCAGGATGTCGAGCATGTCGGCGTCTTCGGGCCGGGCACCATCGAAGGCAACCGGACCAAGCGTGGCGGCCCGAAACCGATCGCTCTCAAAAACTGCCGGCACATTGCTGTTCGCGACATCACGTTGCAAAACTCGCCCAATTACAACATCAGCCTGCTCGGCTGCGACCACGTCAACATCGAGGGCGTCACGATTCTCAACGGCTACTGCGACGGCATCGACCCCGACTGTTGTCATCACGTCCGCATCGCCAATTGTTACGTCGAATCGTGGGACGACGCGATCGTGCCCAAAGCCAGCTTCGCGCTCGGATACCGTCGCTCCACCGAGAACGTGGCCGTGACCAACTGCGTCCTCACCACCGCCTGCAACGCGTTCAAGCTCGGCACGGAATCGAGCGGCGATTTCAAAAACATCAGCGTCGGCAATTGCACGATGTATGGCCGGCCCGATTTGTGGAAGCGCAATCCAACTTCCGGCGTGTCCATTGAGATGGTGGATGGGGCGAGCATTGACCGCGTCGTCGTTTCCAACATTGCCATGGCCGACATCCGCGCGCCGATCTTCATCCGCCAGGGCGCCCGTGGTCGCGCGCAAAAAGTTCCCAAGCCGGAGGTTCTGCAAAATGTTTCCATCTCAGACGTCGTGGCAACCGGCGCGCAACTCACTTCCTCCATCAGTGGCATTCCCGGCTATCCGGTTCACAAGATCACGCTCAAGAACATCCACATCTCGGCGCGCGGCAGCGCGGCTGCGGATTTGGCAGACCGCGTAGTGCCGGAACAGGAGAATGGCTACCCGGATGCGGGGCGTTTCGGAGAATTGCCCGCTTACGGTTTGTATTGCCGTCACGTAGAAACCCTGATGCTCGACAATATCAGCCTTCATCTCGAACAAACCGATGGCCGACCGGCGCTGATTGCTGAGGACGTTGCCGAACTTGATCTTCGTTCCATCACTGCCGACCCGCCTTCGAGTACGCAGCCCGCGCTGTGGTTGCGCGATGTTCGCAGCGCTTTCCTGCAAGGATCGCGCGCGCGCGCCGGCACCAGGACATTTGTCAAATTGAGCGGTGAGAAAACCGCGCGGATTCGGGCGATCGGCAATGACTTCGGCGAGGCGGAAAAGGAATTCCTACTGGCGAAGGAGGTTTCCGAAAAGGAATTCCGGCAGGAGGGGAACCTGTCCGCCGGGCGATGA
- a CDS encoding pectate lyase, translating to MPKLLPLLTRTIFLMGLTTAVGKDLPAFPGAEGFGANTPGGRGGKALFVSNLNDAGLGSLRAACETKGPRTIVFRVGGIIDLKSTIKVTEPFLTLTGQTAPGDGVCLRGHSLIVATHDVVIRYLRSRPGDISGKETDALGATHGAANVIFDHCSASWAVDENLSMNGTNHNVTLQWSIVSEALYHSVHHKGAHSMGSLMSGFAGVSLHHNIYAHNNSRNTRLGGRDTNFPPTIDFRNNVLYDWGEICTGMVGDTINVNYAANYIKAGPSSKVSKPILIVHTNANAQFFLSDNVVVGRPNFTRDNRTMFSRTELDGRRLITVVSKPFDAPPIKMSSAEKVYETILANAGAILPKRDAVDSRVVEEIRRGTGHIIDSQWEVGGWPEYKSARPPLDTDRDGMPDEWEKRHGLNPNDPRDANDDANGDGYTNLEEFMNGTDPRSSRALK from the coding sequence ATGCCAAAACTCTTGCCGCTCTTAACCCGAACGATCTTTTTGATGGGGTTGACGACCGCGGTTGGGAAGGACCTGCCCGCCTTTCCAGGCGCCGAAGGTTTCGGCGCAAACACACCGGGCGGACGCGGTGGAAAAGCTCTGTTCGTTTCGAATCTCAATGACGCCGGTCTCGGCAGCTTGCGCGCCGCCTGTGAAACCAAAGGCCCGCGCACCATCGTCTTCCGCGTTGGCGGCATCATCGACCTCAAATCGACAATCAAGGTGACCGAACCGTTTCTGACTCTTACAGGTCAGACTGCGCCCGGTGACGGTGTTTGCCTGCGCGGGCACAGCCTGATTGTCGCCACTCACGACGTGGTCATCCGCTATCTGCGCAGTCGGCCGGGCGACATCAGCGGCAAGGAAACCGACGCGCTGGGCGCCACGCACGGCGCGGCCAATGTCATCTTCGATCATTGCTCGGCGAGTTGGGCCGTGGATGAAAATCTTTCCATGAACGGCACGAACCACAACGTGACGTTGCAATGGAGCATCGTCAGTGAGGCGCTCTATCACAGCGTTCACCACAAGGGCGCGCACAGCATGGGCTCGTTGATGAGCGGTTTCGCCGGCGTTTCCCTGCATCACAATATTTACGCGCACAACAATTCCCGGAACACGCGACTGGGCGGTCGGGACACCAACTTTCCGCCCACCATCGACTTTCGCAACAATGTCCTCTACGACTGGGGCGAAATCTGCACCGGCATGGTCGGCGACACCATCAACGTCAACTACGCGGCCAACTACATCAAGGCCGGGCCGAGCAGCAAAGTGTCCAAACCCATCCTCATCGTTCACACGAATGCTAACGCGCAGTTTTTCCTGAGCGACAACGTGGTGGTGGGGCGGCCCAACTTCACCAGGGACAACCGCACCATGTTCAGCCGCACGGAACTGGATGGCCGCCGGCTCATCACCGTCGTTTCAAAACCGTTCGATGCGCCGCCCATCAAAATGTCATCGGCGGAAAAAGTGTATGAAACGATTTTGGCGAATGCCGGTGCCATCTTGCCGAAGCGGGATGCTGTCGATAGCCGCGTGGTGGAAGAAATCCGACGCGGCACCGGCCACATCATCGACTCGCAATGGGAAGTCGGCGGCTGGCCCGAATACAAGTCCGCGCGTCCGCCGCTCGATACCGACCGCGACGGAATGCCGGATGAATGGGAGAAACGCCACGGCCTCAATCCGAACGATCCGCGCGACGCCAACGATGACGCCAATGGCGATGGCTACACAAACCTCGAAGAGTTTATGAATGGCACTGATCCTCGTTCCAGCAGAGCGCTGAAGTAG